In a genomic window of Magnolia sinica isolate HGM2019 chromosome 14, MsV1, whole genome shotgun sequence:
- the LOC131224664 gene encoding pentatricopeptide repeat-containing protein At1g55630-like, producing the protein MNPTILFGRRVGRGFSGLHRVLRSICGRSFSGYNGGGNGNEGDSEYPKRDSEKSDFDSVSHEKSIKDETPFGFSSVGIDVNGENYPSENVASKNGPSCFEENNSHGNGYDVNAEFSKGSSERLDFRGNLHQKSEFSKRISESDGEFPKQGFEKSNFGSVSHEKSIKGETHFEFSSIGIDVNGENNPLEDAALKHGPSGFEESNRKGNEYDVNGEFSKASSERLDFSDNLHEKCEFSKGSSEKSDFDGDLLEKSISDGTFFGLSYMNTDDNDESDQSVEFSPRRRFWEDLQFEADKVFDVLQQDGPGFDARLALDQMQLLVSNRLVREVLIRISKSINHSNRSRCAKLGYKFFVWSGHQTNYRHTSNTYNMIMKIFADCEEFKAMWRLVDEMTESGFPTTARTFNILICTCGEAGMARALVERFIKSKTFNYRPFKHSFNAILHSLLTINQYKLIEWVYQQMLLDGHSPDTLTYNVLMCAKYRLGKLDQFHRLLDEMGRSGFVPDLHTYNILLHVLGKGDKPLAALNLLNYMEEVGCYPSVLHFTALIDGLSRAGNLDACKYFFDEMVKKGCTPDVVSYTVMITGYVAAGELEKAQGMFDDMFVKGQLPNVFTYNSMIRGLCTAGKFDEAWSMLKDMQSKGCSPNFLVYSTLVGKLRNAGKVSEADEVISHMVEKGQYIHLLSKFKGYRRC; encoded by the coding sequence ATGAATCCAACGATTCTCTTTGGTCGAAGGGTGGGTCGGGGGTTTTCCGGACTTCACCGTGTTTTGCGGTCGATCTGCGGTCGTAGTTTTAGCGGTTATAACGGGGGTGGAAATGGGAATGAAGGTGACAGTGAATATCCGAAGAGAGACTctgaaaaatctgattttgacAGCGTTTCACATGAAAAATCGATAAAGGacgaaaccccttttgggttttcaTCTGTTGGGATAGATGTCAATGGCGAAAACTATCCCTCAGAGAATGTGGCATCGAAGAACGGTCCGTCTTGTTTTGAAGAGAATAACAGTCATGGAAATGGATATGATGTTAATGCGGAGTTTTCAAAGGGAAGCTCTGAACGATTGGATTTTAGGGGCAATTTGCATCAAAAGTCTGAATTTTCGAAGAGAATTTCCGAAAGTGATGGTGAATTTCCGAAGCaaggttttgaaaaatctaattttgGCAGTGTTTCACATGAAAAATCGATAAAGGGCGAGACCCATTTTGAGTTTTCATCTATTGGGATAGATGTCAATGGCGAAAACAATCCCCTGGAGGATGCGGCATTGAAGCACGGTCCTTCTGGTTTTGAAGAGAGTAACCGGAAAGGTAATGAGTATGATGTTAATGGCGAGTTTTCAAAGGCTAGCTCTGAAAGATTGGATTTTAGTGACAATTTGCATGAAAAGTGTGAATTTTCAAAGGGAAGCTctgaaaaatctgattttgatgGAGATTTGCTTGAAAAATCCATATCTGATGGAACCTTTTTCGGGCTTTCATATATGAATACGGATGACAATGATGAAAGTGATCAGTCAGTTGAGTTCTCCCCACGCCGAAGATTTTGGGAAGATCTTCAATTTGAAGCTGATAAGGTGTTTGATGTTTTGCAACAAGACGGGCCAGGCTTTGATGCCCGATTAGCCCTAGATCAAATGCAGCTCCTGGTATCGAATCGTCTTGTCAGAGAAGTTCTTATAAGGATTTCAAAGTCGATAAACCATTCAAACAGATCTCGATGCGCAAAATTGGGTTACAAGTTCTTCGTATGGTCGGGTCACCAGACGAATTACAGACATACATCTAACACGTACAATATGATCATGAAGATATTCGCAGATTGCGAGGAATTCAAGGCCATGTGGAGGCTAGTTGATGAGATGACCGAGAGTGGATTCCCGACCACGGCCCGCACATTCAACATACTGATCTGTACTTGTGGTGAGGCGGGAATGGCAAGGGCATTGGTTGAAAGATTTATCAAATCAAAGACGTTCAATTACCGTCCTTTCAAGCACTCTTTCAATGCAATCCTCCATTCACTCCTCACCATAAATCAATACAAGCTGATCGAATGGGTATACCAACAAATGCTGCTCGATGGGCACTCGCCGGATACATTGACTTACAACGTGCTCATGTGTGCAAAATATCGGCTAGGTAAGTTGGATCAGTTCCATAGATTGCTCGATGAGATGGGCAGGAGTGGATTTGTGCCAGATCTTCACACATACAACATCCTACTTCACGTGCTTGGGAAAGGGGACAAACCACTCGCTGCACTCAATCTCTTGAATTACATGGAAGAAGTAGGTTGCTATCCGAGCGTGCTCCATTTCACAGCATTGATTGATGGCCTAAGCCGAGCAGGGAACTTGGACGCGTGCAAGTACTTTTTCGATGAGATGGTCAAGAAAGGGTGCACACCGGATGTGGTATCTTACACGGTCATGATTACGGGGTATGTTGCAGCAGGTGAGCTAGAGAAGGCTCAAGGGATGTTCGACGATATGTTTGTTAAAGGGCAGCTGCCAAATGTATTTACATACAATTCTATGATCCGTGGGCTTTGTACCGCGGGGAAGTTCGATGAGGCTTGGTCCATGCTCAAGGACATGCAGTCAAAGGGATGTAGCCCGAATTTTTTGGTGTACAGTACACTGGTGGGGAAGCTGCGAAATGCAGGGAAGGTTTCTGAAGCGGATGAAGTAATATCCCACATGGTGGAGAAGGGGCAGTATATTCATCTGTTGTCGAAGTTTAAGGGCTATAGGAGATGCTAA